Proteins encoded together in one Dechloromonas sp. HYN0024 window:
- the ffh gene encoding signal recognition particle protein: MLDNLTNRLARVMKTLKGEARLTEANISDALREVRMALLEADVALPVVKDFIAAVKEKAVGEAVIGSLSPGQALIGVVHAELTKIMGDAHEGINFNTQPPAIVLMAGLQGAGKTTTVGKLGKFLKENHKKKVLVVSCDVYRPAAIEQLKSVAGQAGVDFFPSTVGEKPEAIALAAVDWAKRHYHDVLLVDTAGRLAVDEEMMAEIKRLHAAINPIETLFVVDAMLGQDAVNTAKSFNEALPLTGVVLTKLDGDARGGAALSVRHITGKPIKFSGVGEKLTGLEAFHPERMASRILGMGDVLSLIEDARKGLDEEKAMAFAKKLKSGKGFDLNDFKEQIAQMRNMGGLSAMMDKMPAQIAQMAGQMPAGAENKMVGRVEGIINSMTPLERSKPELIKASRKRRIAMGAGVQVQEVNRLLNQFEQSQKMMKMMSKGGIGKLMRGMKGMLPGMGR; this comes from the coding sequence ATGCTCGATAACCTGACCAATCGCCTTGCTCGCGTCATGAAGACGCTCAAGGGCGAAGCTCGCCTGACCGAAGCCAACATTTCCGATGCCTTGCGCGAAGTGCGTATGGCCCTTCTGGAGGCCGATGTGGCCTTGCCGGTGGTCAAGGATTTTATCGCGGCGGTCAAGGAAAAGGCCGTCGGCGAGGCGGTCATCGGTTCGCTGAGTCCCGGTCAGGCTCTGATTGGCGTTGTCCACGCCGAACTGACCAAGATCATGGGCGATGCCCATGAGGGGATCAATTTCAATACGCAGCCGCCGGCCATTGTGCTGATGGCTGGTTTGCAGGGCGCTGGCAAGACAACGACGGTCGGCAAACTAGGTAAGTTTCTCAAGGAAAACCATAAGAAGAAGGTGCTGGTGGTCTCCTGTGACGTCTATCGTCCGGCCGCTATCGAGCAGTTGAAGTCAGTCGCCGGGCAGGCCGGGGTTGATTTCTTCCCGTCAACTGTCGGCGAGAAGCCTGAGGCGATTGCTCTGGCCGCTGTCGACTGGGCCAAGCGCCATTATCATGATGTTCTGCTTGTCGATACGGCTGGTCGTCTGGCCGTCGATGAGGAAATGATGGCCGAAATCAAGCGGCTGCATGCGGCGATCAATCCGATTGAAACACTGTTCGTCGTCGACGCCATGCTTGGTCAGGATGCGGTCAATACCGCCAAGTCCTTCAACGAGGCCTTGCCGCTGACCGGGGTCGTGCTGACCAAGCTGGACGGTGACGCGCGTGGTGGTGCAGCCCTGTCGGTGCGCCACATTACCGGCAAGCCGATCAAGTTCTCCGGGGTTGGCGAAAAGTTGACCGGTCTCGAGGCTTTCCATCCTGAGCGGATGGCCTCGCGCATCCTCGGCATGGGTGACGTGCTCTCGCTGATCGAGGATGCCAGGAAGGGGCTGGATGAAGAGAAGGCCATGGCCTTCGCCAAGAAGCTCAAATCCGGCAAGGGTTTCGACCTCAATGACTTCAAGGAGCAGATCGCCCAGATGCGCAACATGGGCGGGCTGTCGGCGATGATGGACAAGATGCCGGCGCAGATTGCCCAGATGGCCGGGCAGATGCCAGCTGGTGCCGAGAACAAGATGGTTGGCCGGGTTGAGGGCATCATCAATTCCATGACGCCGCTTGAGCGGTCCAAGCCGGAACTGATCAAGGCCAGCCGCAAGCGCCGCATTGCAATGGGGGCGGGCGTTCAGGTGCAGGAAGTCAATCGCCTGCTCAATCAGTTCGAGCAATCGCAGAAAATGATGAAGATGATGAGCAAGGGCGGCATCGGCAAGCTGATGCGCGGCATGAAAGGCATGCTGCCCGGCATGGGCCGCTGA
- a CDS encoding RNA pyrophosphohydrolase, which translates to MLDREGYRPNVGIILCNAKNEVFWGKRIREHSWQFPQGGIKRGETPEEAMFRELHEEVGLMPEHVRILGRTKGWLRYEVPTHWIKREWRGSYKGQKQIWFLLRLVGRDSDVSLRATNKPEFDAWRWNDYWIPLDAVIEFKRTVYEQALNELVRFIDFDRKGAKQRRFVGDALDSEAPSVHED; encoded by the coding sequence ATGCTCGACCGCGAAGGCTATCGCCCGAACGTCGGCATCATTCTTTGTAACGCCAAGAACGAGGTTTTCTGGGGTAAGCGCATTCGGGAGCATTCCTGGCAGTTTCCGCAAGGTGGCATCAAACGCGGCGAAACGCCCGAAGAAGCCATGTTCCGTGAGCTGCACGAAGAGGTCGGGCTGATGCCCGAGCATGTGCGTATCCTTGGGCGAACCAAAGGCTGGTTGCGTTATGAAGTGCCGACACATTGGATCAAGCGCGAATGGCGCGGGTCCTACAAGGGCCAGAAACAGATCTGGTTCCTGCTTCGTCTGGTGGGGCGTGACTCTGATGTCAGTCTGCGCGCCACCAACAAGCCGGAATTCGACGCCTGGCGCTGGAATGACTACTGGATTCCGCTCGATGCGGTGATCGAGTTCAAGCGCACCGTTTACGAACAGGCGCTCAATGAGCTTGTCCGTTTCATCGACTTCGACCGAAAAGGGGCGAAGCAGCGGCGGTTTGTTGGTGATGCGTTGGATTCAGAAGCGCCTTCGGTGCACGAGGATTAA
- a CDS encoding DUF6776 family protein, which produces MLWIVLPAVLLALLLGAIGWLLAQRSEAGALGREMEALQHQLQIQREELNILRSTAGTGKNAANIERATQLQLLGKIQSLEAQNAALKEDILLFERLIPVAGEAASVRVESFRVAQEAHGRFHYRLLLAFQPDKQNTEFRGRLQLVINYVLAGSKIQLVLPDKPEGLPQYQLEIKHFLRREGVFDLPGGAVLQDIEARVLQGDTLKSKRIAQR; this is translated from the coding sequence GTGCTGTGGATCGTTCTGCCGGCGGTGTTGTTGGCGCTATTGCTGGGGGCAATCGGGTGGTTGCTCGCTCAGCGCAGTGAGGCGGGGGCGTTGGGCCGGGAAATGGAGGCGCTCCAGCATCAGCTACAGATTCAGCGTGAAGAGTTGAACATCCTGCGGTCTACCGCCGGGACGGGTAAGAATGCGGCGAATATCGAGCGGGCAACCCAGTTGCAGTTGCTTGGAAAAATTCAGAGCCTTGAGGCACAAAATGCTGCGCTCAAGGAAGACATTCTGTTGTTTGAGCGTTTGATTCCGGTGGCGGGCGAAGCGGCGTCCGTCCGGGTCGAATCTTTTCGCGTGGCTCAGGAGGCGCACGGTCGATTTCACTATCGGCTACTTCTTGCATTTCAGCCCGACAAGCAAAATACGGAATTTCGCGGGCGTCTGCAGCTGGTTATCAACTATGTCCTGGCCGGTAGCAAGATACAGTTGGTTTTGCCGGACAAGCCAGAGGGGCTTCCCCAGTATCAGCTCGAAATAAAGCACTTTCTACGTCGCGAAGGGGTGTTTGATTTGCCAGGCGGGGCGGTGTTGCAGGACATCGAGGCGCGAGTTCTGCAGGGTGATACACTAAAGTCCAAACGGATAGCGCAACGCTAG
- the coq7 gene encoding 2-polyprenyl-3-methyl-6-methoxy-1,4-benzoquinone monooxygenase, with amino-acid sequence MSPDQLILEFDRALRTVLAPARSVRPTPGDNLPDADLDDEQRRHVVGLMRVNHCGEICAQALYQGQALTSRDPEIRDALRGAADEETEHLAWTEQRIGELGGRKSVLNPLLYLGSLSLGLAAGALGDKWNLGFLAETERQVEAHLDGHLLSLPEADARSRAIVDQMRLDEIQHAETAIDYGAAELPVPVKVAMKMAAKVMTGAAYRI; translated from the coding sequence ATGTCTCCGGATCAACTTATTCTCGAATTCGATCGCGCCCTGCGTACCGTACTGGCACCGGCGCGCAGCGTACGTCCGACGCCTGGTGATAACTTGCCGGATGCGGATCTAGATGACGAGCAGCGGCGTCATGTGGTCGGCCTGATGCGGGTCAATCACTGTGGCGAGATTTGTGCCCAGGCACTCTATCAGGGCCAGGCGCTGACGTCGCGGGATCCGGAAATTCGCGATGCCCTGCGTGGTGCTGCGGATGAGGAAACCGAGCATCTCGCCTGGACGGAGCAGCGGATTGGCGAACTGGGTGGCCGCAAGAGTGTGCTCAATCCGCTCCTCTATCTCGGGTCTCTATCGCTCGGGCTGGCCGCGGGCGCGCTCGGGGACAAGTGGAATCTTGGCTTTCTGGCCGAGACCGAGCGGCAGGTCGAGGCGCATCTGGACGGACATTTACTCAGCTTGCCTGAGGCGGATGCACGTTCCCGGGCGATCGTCGACCAGATGCGTCTGGACGAAATCCAGCATGCGGAGACGGCGATTGATTATGGTGCGGCTGAACTGCCTGTGCCGGTCAAGGTGGCAATGAAAATGGCGGCCAAAGTAATGACCGGGGCCGCCTACCGCATCTGA
- a CDS encoding OsmC family protein, with amino-acid sequence MECTVRWMGNDAGMSFVAETGSGHAVVMDGAVEAGGRNIGLRPMEMVLAGTGGCTAFDVVLILKKGRHAVSGCDVSMKAERADTDPKIFTHIHFHYRVKGKQLKPDAVARAIELSKDKYCSASIMIGKTAEITYDFEIIEEA; translated from the coding sequence ATGGAATGCACCGTTAGATGGATGGGTAACGACGCCGGAATGTCGTTTGTTGCGGAGACTGGCAGCGGCCACGCCGTGGTTATGGATGGCGCTGTCGAAGCCGGAGGAAGAAATATTGGTCTCCGACCAATGGAAATGGTGCTGGCAGGCACCGGTGGCTGCACGGCCTTTGATGTCGTATTGATCCTCAAGAAGGGCCGCCACGCGGTAAGCGGCTGCGATGTCAGCATGAAAGCCGAGCGGGCCGACACCGACCCCAAGATCTTTACCCACATCCACTTTCACTACCGGGTCAAGGGCAAGCAACTCAAGCCCGATGCTGTTGCGCGGGCCATTGAGTTATCGAAAGACAAGTATTGCTCGGCATCGATCATGATCGGCAAGACCGCCGAGATTACCTACGATTTCGAAATAATCGAGGAAGCCTGA
- the erpA gene encoding iron-sulfur cluster insertion protein ErpA, with amino-acid sequence MNAVTEITTPFVFTDSAAGKVKELIEEEGNPDLKLRVFVTGGGCSGFQYGFTFDEEVNEDDTTMEKNGVTLLIDPMSYQYLVGAEIDYSEGLEGSQFVIRNPNATSTCGCGSSFSA; translated from the coding sequence ATGAATGCAGTTACCGAAATCACTACGCCGTTTGTGTTTACCGACAGTGCCGCTGGCAAGGTCAAGGAATTGATCGAAGAAGAAGGTAATCCGGATCTCAAGTTGCGGGTGTTTGTTACTGGTGGTGGCTGTTCTGGCTTTCAGTATGGCTTCACGTTTGACGAAGAGGTCAATGAAGACGACACGACCATGGAAAAGAATGGCGTTACCCTTTTGATCGACCCGATGAGCTATCAGTATCTCGTTGGCGCCGAAATTGATTACAGCGAAGGTCTGGAAGGGTCGCAGTTTGTAATCCGTAATCCGAATGCAACATCTACCTGCGGTTGCGGATCCTCGTTTTCCGCCTGA
- the rpsI gene encoding 30S ribosomal protein S9 — protein MAEAYFYGTGRRKSAVARVFMKRGSGAIVVNGKPVDQFFSRETGRMIVRQPLALVEQLSGFDIKVNVIGGGESGQAGAVRHGITRALIEYDAALKPALSKAGFVTRDAREVERKKVGFHKARRRKQFSKR, from the coding sequence ATGGCTGAAGCTTATTTTTACGGTACCGGTCGTCGCAAGAGCGCCGTTGCCCGTGTCTTCATGAAGCGTGGCTCTGGTGCCATCGTGGTCAACGGCAAGCCGGTTGATCAATTCTTCTCCCGCGAAACCGGCCGCATGATCGTGCGTCAGCCGTTGGCTCTGGTTGAGCAGCTGAGCGGTTTTGATATCAAGGTGAATGTTATCGGCGGTGGTGAGTCTGGCCAGGCTGGTGCGGTTCGCCACGGTATTACCCGCGCATTGATCGAATACGATGCAGCATTGAAGCCTGCACTTTCCAAGGCTGGCTTCGTGACTCGCGATGCCCGTGAAGTTGAGCGTAAGAAAGTCGGCTTCCACAAGGCCCGTCGCCGCAAGCAGTTCTCGAAGCGTTAA
- the rplM gene encoding 50S ribosomal protein L13: MKTFSAKPHEVKREWFVVDATDKVLGRLATEIARRLRGKHKAIYTPHVDTGDFIVVTNVEKLTVTGNKAEDKKYYRHSGYPGGIYETNFKKMQQRFPGRALETAVKGMLPKGPLGYAMLKKLKCYAGEQHPHTAQQPKALEI; the protein is encoded by the coding sequence ATGAAAACGTTTTCCGCCAAGCCACATGAGGTGAAGCGCGAGTGGTTTGTGGTAGACGCCACAGACAAGGTGCTCGGCCGCCTCGCCACCGAAATTGCTCGCCGCCTTCGTGGCAAGCACAAGGCTATCTATACGCCCCACGTTGATACCGGCGATTTCATCGTCGTCACCAATGTCGAAAAGCTTACCGTCACCGGTAACAAGGCTGAAGATAAGAAGTACTACCGCCACTCCGGTTATCCGGGCGGTATCTACGAAACCAACTTCAAGAAAATGCAGCAGCGTTTCCCGGGCCGCGCCCTCGAAACCGCCGTCAAGGGCATGCTGCCGAAGGGTCCGCTGGGTTACGCAATGCTGAAGAAGCTTAAGTGCTACGCAGGCGAACAGCATCCTCACACTGCCCAGCAGCCCAAGGCTCTGGAAATCTAA
- a CDS encoding lytic transglycosylase domain-containing protein, which translates to MRRLIAALCLFGASAAYAGAQKYEPLSASVQAALHKAVSDSRPTVSSFKNPMEAADWLGEMSRRLEKRIPNRDYRIDLLRSVHYEATRAGLDPQLVLGVIQVESGFRKYAVSSAGARGYMQVMPFWVKLIGRTDDSLFDLRTSLRYGCTILRHYLDIEKGDLFRALGRYNGSLGKPEYPNMVRAAWQNQWHYDSPARLTLNP; encoded by the coding sequence GTGCGCCGCCTGATTGCGGCCCTTTGTTTGTTTGGCGCGTCGGCGGCCTACGCCGGCGCGCAAAAATATGAACCACTTTCGGCCAGCGTCCAGGCTGCGTTGCACAAGGCCGTCTCAGACTCCCGACCGACGGTCAGTTCGTTCAAGAATCCGATGGAAGCCGCGGACTGGCTCGGTGAAATGTCGCGTCGTCTGGAAAAGCGCATCCCCAACCGGGACTACCGCATCGACCTGCTACGCAGCGTGCATTACGAAGCGACACGGGCCGGGCTTGACCCGCAACTGGTGCTCGGCGTGATCCAGGTCGAGTCCGGCTTCCGCAAATACGCCGTATCCTCGGCTGGGGCACGCGGCTATATGCAGGTCATGCCGTTCTGGGTCAAACTGATCGGCCGGACGGATGACTCGCTATTCGACCTGCGCACCAGCTTGCGCTATGGGTGCACTATCCTGCGCCACTATCTGGATATCGAAAAAGGCGATCTCTTCCGCGCCCTAGGCCGCTATAACGGCAGCCTGGGCAAGCCGGAATACCCCAACATGGTTCGCGCCGCCTGGCAGAACCAGTGGCACTACGACAGCCCGGCCCGCCTGACGCTGAACCCCTGA
- a CDS encoding CNP1-like family protein encodes MSLFCKGSLLLLSLLASASVMADFEEDYESKQWQEMEVQLPAAPRQESLLPFYVSAATENRFFVDGATISVGKDGVVRYVLVILAPEGGRNVTFEGMRCESRERRIYAAGRVDGSWSKARKNEWVRIQDAYANRHHAALFLDYFCPIGNIVQNAAEARNALKQGGHPDNKH; translated from the coding sequence ATGTCGTTGTTTTGTAAAGGTTCTCTCCTGCTGCTTTCGCTGCTCGCTTCGGCCTCGGTCATGGCCGATTTCGAGGAGGATTATGAAAGCAAGCAGTGGCAGGAAATGGAAGTCCAACTGCCAGCAGCGCCCCGGCAGGAAAGTCTCCTGCCCTTCTATGTCAGCGCGGCGACGGAGAACCGGTTTTTTGTCGATGGGGCAACCATCAGTGTCGGCAAGGACGGTGTTGTCCGTTACGTTCTCGTCATTCTGGCACCGGAAGGCGGTCGCAACGTGACCTTTGAGGGGATGCGTTGCGAGTCCCGCGAGCGTCGTATCTATGCTGCGGGGCGCGTGGACGGTAGCTGGTCGAAAGCGCGGAAAAATGAATGGGTGCGCATTCAGGATGCTTACGCCAATCGCCATCATGCGGCACTATTCCTCGACTATTTCTGTCCCATCGGGAATATTGTCCAGAATGCCGCCGAGGCGCGGAATGCGCTGAAGCAGGGCGGTCATCCGGATAACAAACACTAA
- a CDS encoding inner membrane protein YpjD produces the protein MVDIVIQLLPHILAALLYGALGFHFWNTRWREGENQCVACPMQTWERIAIAAALVIHAVGLYDALFADVGMRFSFSFALSLMMWLAVLIYWLESFMARMEGMQPMVLPLAAVCAALPVFFPNVHLVANASATGFKLHFLAAMLAYSLLTLSALHAIFMGFTENALHKRSVKRSLGSLPPLLTMEKLLFRMLLIGFILLTLTVGSGVLFSEELFGKPLTVDHKTLFAFASWGIFATLLIGRHAWGWRGKRALRWTLAGFALLILAYVGSRFVAEVILGRF, from the coding sequence ATGGTTGATATTGTAATTCAGCTTCTGCCGCACATTCTCGCCGCCCTGCTATATGGCGCGCTCGGTTTCCATTTCTGGAACACTCGCTGGCGCGAGGGCGAGAACCAGTGCGTCGCCTGCCCCATGCAAACCTGGGAGCGCATTGCCATTGCCGCAGCCTTGGTCATTCATGCTGTCGGGCTCTACGATGCCCTGTTCGCCGATGTCGGCATGCGCTTCTCGTTCAGCTTCGCCCTCTCGCTGATGATGTGGCTGGCTGTCCTCATTTATTGGCTGGAAAGCTTCATGGCCCGCATGGAAGGCATGCAACCCATGGTTCTGCCGCTGGCTGCAGTATGCGCGGCACTTCCGGTGTTTTTCCCCAATGTCCACCTGGTAGCGAATGCCAGTGCCACCGGCTTCAAGCTGCACTTCCTGGCCGCCATGCTGGCTTACAGCCTCCTCACCCTGTCAGCGCTGCACGCAATTTTCATGGGCTTTACCGAAAACGCCCTGCACAAACGTTCGGTCAAACGCAGCCTGGGCAGCCTGCCACCGCTGCTGACCATGGAAAAACTGCTGTTCCGCATGTTGCTGATCGGCTTCATTCTGCTCACCCTGACTGTGGGCAGCGGCGTGCTTTTCTCTGAAGAGCTATTCGGCAAACCGCTTACCGTCGATCACAAGACCCTGTTTGCCTTTGCCTCATGGGGCATCTTCGCCACCCTGCTAATCGGCCGCCACGCCTGGGGCTGGCGCGGCAAACGCGCCTTGCGGTGGACCCTGGCCGGATTCGCGCTCCTGATTCTGGCCTACGTTGGCAGTCGCTTCGTTGCCGAAGTCATCCTGGGTCGATTCTGA
- a CDS encoding proline--tRNA ligase, which translates to MRTSQFFFTTLKEAPADAEVISQKMMLRAGYIKRAAAGIYTWMPLGLRVLRKVENIVREEMNAAGALELLMPAVQPAELWQESGRWEQYGPELLRFKDRHQREFVIGPTHEEVITDVVRRDVKSYRQLPIHLYQVQTKFRDEIRPRFGVMRGREFLMKDGYSFHASFDDLKREYGNMYDTYSRIFTRLGLRFRAVAADTGSIGGTGSHEFHVLADSGEDDIAFCPDSGYAANVELAEAVAPTVQRGAATQARTKVATPGKMACADVAECLGVSLEKIVKSIAVFSEKEDGSSCFALLLLRGDHELNEIKASKIAAITPFRFATEAEVEEHLGCKPGYIGPCAIDREKVAVFADRSVAAMSDFVCGANEAGFHLSGVNFGRDLPEAEVADIRNVVAGDPSPDGKGALEILRGIEVGHIFQLRQKYAEALNCAYLDESGKSQIMEMGCYGIGVSRIVGAAIEQGNDDKGIILPPAIAPFEVCLVPMGYHKSEAVKAAADQLYGEMKAAGIDVLLDDRNERPGVMFADMELIGIPHRVVIGERGLKEGQLEYKGRRDAEATMIAQADALSVLQGKLCAA; encoded by the coding sequence ATGCGCACTTCGCAGTTCTTTTTTACCACTCTCAAGGAAGCCCCGGCCGACGCCGAAGTTATCAGCCAGAAAATGATGCTCCGCGCCGGCTATATCAAACGCGCTGCAGCCGGCATTTATACCTGGATGCCACTGGGCCTGCGCGTCCTGCGCAAGGTTGAAAACATCGTCCGCGAAGAGATGAACGCGGCTGGCGCACTCGAACTGCTCATGCCCGCCGTGCAACCGGCCGAACTGTGGCAAGAGTCCGGGCGCTGGGAACAATACGGCCCGGAACTGCTGCGCTTCAAGGATCGCCACCAGCGTGAATTCGTTATCGGCCCGACGCACGAGGAAGTCATCACCGACGTGGTGCGCCGCGACGTTAAGAGCTATCGTCAGTTGCCCATCCACCTCTATCAGGTGCAGACCAAGTTCCGCGACGAAATCCGCCCGCGTTTCGGCGTCATGCGCGGCCGTGAGTTCCTGATGAAGGACGGTTACTCCTTCCATGCCTCGTTCGACGACCTGAAGCGTGAATACGGCAACATGTACGACACCTACAGCCGCATCTTCACCCGCCTGGGTCTCCGCTTCCGCGCCGTGGCCGCCGATACCGGCTCGATCGGCGGTACCGGCTCGCATGAATTCCATGTTTTGGCCGACTCCGGCGAGGACGACATCGCGTTCTGCCCCGACTCCGGCTACGCCGCCAACGTCGAACTGGCCGAAGCCGTCGCCCCGACGGTACAGCGCGGCGCTGCCACGCAGGCCAGGACCAAGGTCGCCACGCCGGGCAAGATGGCTTGCGCCGACGTGGCCGAATGCCTCGGTGTATCACTCGAAAAAATAGTCAAATCAATTGCCGTTTTCAGCGAGAAGGAAGATGGCAGCTCGTGCTTTGCGCTTCTGCTTCTGCGCGGCGACCATGAACTGAATGAAATCAAGGCCAGCAAGATTGCCGCAATCACCCCCTTCCGCTTCGCTACGGAAGCCGAAGTCGAGGAACACCTGGGTTGCAAGCCAGGTTATATCGGCCCTTGTGCCATTGACCGTGAAAAAGTCGCGGTTTTTGCCGACCGCAGCGTTGCCGCGATGAGCGATTTCGTTTGTGGCGCCAACGAGGCCGGCTTCCACCTGAGCGGCGTCAATTTTGGTCGCGACCTGCCCGAGGCAGAGGTCGCCGACATCCGGAATGTCGTCGCCGGCGATCCGTCACCCGATGGCAAAGGCGCGCTGGAAATCCTGCGCGGCATTGAAGTCGGCCACATCTTCCAACTCCGCCAGAAATACGCCGAGGCGCTGAACTGCGCCTACCTTGACGAAAGCGGCAAGAGCCAGATCATGGAAATGGGCTGCTACGGTATTGGGGTCTCCCGCATCGTCGGCGCTGCGATCGAACAGGGCAATGACGACAAGGGCATCATCCTGCCCCCAGCCATCGCCCCCTTCGAGGTTTGCCTCGTCCCCATGGGCTACCACAAGAGCGAAGCCGTCAAAGCGGCGGCCGACCAACTGTACGGTGAAATGAAGGCAGCGGGCATCGATGTCCTCCTGGATGACCGCAACGAGCGCCCCGGGGTCATGTTCGCCGACATGGAACTGATCGGTATTCCGCATCGCGTTGTAATTGGCGAACGCGGCCTCAAGGAAGGCCAACTCGAATACAAGGGCCGTCGTGATGCCGAGGCAACAATGATCGCCCAAGCCGATGCGCTGAGTGTCCTCCAAGGGAAACTGTGCGCCGCCTGA
- a CDS encoding polymer-forming cytoskeletal protein: MFGKKDESKPLGRIDSLIGAGTRVEGSVYFTGGLRIDGEVKGSIVAVEGASSSMLVLSEHARVEGAINVAHMVTNGTVVGPVSVAQSIEMQSKARITGDVEYAVIEMHQGAVIEGRLLHAAGKPVELKLATSA, encoded by the coding sequence ATGTTCGGAAAAAAAGACGAGAGCAAGCCTTTGGGCCGGATAGATAGTTTGATTGGCGCGGGTACTCGCGTCGAGGGTAGTGTTTATTTCACGGGCGGCTTGCGCATTGATGGCGAGGTCAAAGGCAGTATTGTGGCAGTTGAAGGTGCATCTTCGTCAATGCTCGTCCTCAGCGAGCATGCGCGCGTTGAGGGGGCTATTAACGTGGCGCACATGGTCACCAATGGAACGGTGGTCGGTCCGGTGTCTGTTGCCCAATCAATCGAGATGCAGTCCAAGGCGCGTATCACGGGTGATGTCGAGTACGCCGTGATTGAAATGCACCAGGGGGCGGTCATCGAAGGGCGTCTTTTGCACGCGGCGGGTAAACCGGTGGAACTTAAATTGGCGACTTCTGCCTAA
- a CDS encoding HlyC/CorC family transporter codes for MTDLPLSAMLGALFVLLILSGIFSGSETAMMAANRYRLRHAAQNGHRGAKLTLALLGQTDKLLGLILLGNTLFNAAAATLTGYIALALFGDSKYALEIGTLCITFALLVVAEISPKVICATHADRLAPILSYVLTPLLRLAYPIIWFVNLFVTALLKAIRLAPGSMHEETKLSPEELRSLVLESAHLMPKKHHAILSSLFELNSITVEDVMTPRGHIEILDLDQPWEDVRAQLTTSHHSRLPVCRESLDQLIGILPVRRLLASLGDPDFDEAGLLEQLQSPYYIAPGTPVFSQLAFFQENRQRIGFVVDEYGEILGLLTLEDIIEEFVGDFTTTVPGLGHELGWSPAGDAIVEGARALRDLNRTLGLDFPTDGPKTLNGLILEHFQDIPESGTSIKLAGIAVEILQTQDRSVVTVRLFRPDAT; via the coding sequence ATGACTGACCTGCCGTTATCCGCCATGCTCGGGGCGCTGTTCGTGCTCCTTATCCTGTCTGGCATTTTCTCCGGTTCTGAAACCGCGATGATGGCTGCCAACCGCTACCGCCTGCGGCACGCTGCCCAGAACGGCCATCGCGGCGCCAAACTGACCCTCGCCTTGCTCGGCCAGACCGACAAGCTGCTTGGCCTGATTCTCCTCGGCAACACGCTGTTCAACGCGGCTGCAGCGACACTGACCGGCTATATCGCCCTGGCCCTGTTCGGCGATTCCAAATACGCCCTGGAAATCGGCACCCTGTGCATCACCTTTGCCCTGCTCGTCGTCGCCGAGATCTCACCCAAGGTCATCTGCGCAACGCATGCCGACCGCCTGGCCCCCATCCTCAGCTATGTGCTGACCCCGCTCCTGCGTCTGGCCTACCCGATCATCTGGTTCGTCAATCTCTTCGTCACCGCCCTGCTCAAAGCCATTCGCCTCGCACCCGGCAGCATGCACGAAGAAACCAAGCTGTCCCCCGAAGAACTCCGCAGCCTGGTTCTTGAGTCGGCCCATCTCATGCCGAAAAAGCACCACGCGATCCTGTCTAGCCTGTTCGAACTGAACAGTATTACTGTTGAAGATGTAATGACGCCACGCGGCCACATCGAGATTCTCGATCTTGACCAGCCCTGGGAAGACGTCCGCGCTCAACTCACCACCAGCCATCACAGCCGGTTGCCGGTCTGCCGCGAATCACTCGATCAACTGATCGGCATCCTGCCGGTACGTCGCCTGCTTGCCAGCCTGGGCGACCCCGACTTTGACGAAGCGGGGCTACTTGAGCAACTGCAGTCGCCCTATTACATCGCCCCGGGCACCCCGGTTTTCTCGCAACTCGCCTTTTTCCAGGAAAACCGCCAGCGCATCGGCTTTGTGGTCGACGAATATGGCGAAATCCTTGGCCTGTTGACGCTAGAGGACATCATTGAAGAGTTCGTCGGCGATTTCACAACTACCGTCCCCGGCCTTGGCCATGAACTGGGCTGGTCGCCGGCCGGCGATGCCATTGTCGAAGGGGCCAGAGCCCTGCGCGACCTGAACCGGACCCTCGGCCTGGACTTCCCGACAGATGGCCCGAAAACCCTGAACGGCCTGATTCTTGAACACTTCCAGGACATTCCCGAATCGGGTACCAGCATCAAGCTGGCCGGCATCGCTGTCGAGATACTCCAAACGCAGGACAGGAGTGTCGTCACCGTCCGCCTCTTTCGGCCAGACGCCACGTAA